The Myxococcales bacterium genomic interval TCGCTCCGCCAAGCGGCGCTGTGCCCCGGCGACTCGGGGGTCCGCTCTTGCGCCCCACGGGTGAGGTCATCGGCGTCAACGCCTACTATTTTTGAACGCCAGTCGCGGCTCGACCATGCGCGCCAACATGTTCCACGCGCCTCGACGAAGGCGCCGCCGGCAAGGTTACGGATTGGCTAAGGGCGTCGCCTCCCGACCGCTGCATTCCGCGAATGAACGGGCCGGACCAACCGGCCGGACCTGGGTTGATTCTCCGCGGGGGCTGCGGTGCCGCTGCGCGAGCGGCACCGAGGATGCGGTAGTGCGTCGTCGAAGTCCGCGATCTCGTCCCGAAGTCGCCCCTACAGAACAGCTCGACGCGAAGCGCGATGCTCGTGAGAGCGCTGTGGACCACGAGGCGCGCCCTTTTTGCCGGAGTGCTCCCATCGCACGCGCGCGAGCGGCGAGCCGCGCGTGGCGCCTTCGTAAGATCGGCGCGGCCGGTGCCCGCGGTGCGGGGTGCGGTGACCCAGGTTCACTTCTGCGCGGCGCCTTGGCAGCGCACGCCCAAGGCAGCGAAGCGATAGGTTCCCTCTGGGAACACGGTGCTCTCACCCGCGATCCATCGGAGTCGTGCGTCGCGGTAGGCCTTTCGGAAGCCGCGGAGCGCCGAGAGCTCGTGAACGCGCCGCTCTTTGTCGCGACATGCCACATGGGGCCGGAGCTTGCGGCGAGGCTCGACGGTACGCGGCCTGCTCGTCGGCGCCGTGCCGAGCACGGCCTTGCGTCCGAGCACGCGTCGACCCGTCTTTGCGCGCTGCGCTTTCGCGGCATCCTCTTCCCGCACGGACCGCAGCGGCGACCTTGTCGGTCCATTCCTTGGCCGCGAGGTGCTCAAGCCGTCAATGGGCTCGATGCGAGAGGGTCACCTCTCGCGGCATCGGGCCGTCTTCGCGAAAGAACCCGCGTGGGCGCTTTTGATGGTCCTCGTCGTGCCGCGAAGATGTTGGCCGAACGACGACGCGCCGGGCCACTCGGCGACTCGCTCAACGAGGTGGTCAGCAACGGGGTTGCAGAGAAGGTAGATGAGCTTGTCGAAGCGGTCTTGGGCTTCGACAAGGTAGACGGCGTTGGGCTGCTCGGTGGCCCAGAGGTTTTCCCAGCGACCCCAGTAGGCGTTGAGCGCCTTGGCGGTTATCTTGTGAAAGTGGGCGAAGAACTCGGGGTAGTTCCCGAGGTTGTCGCGCACGAGCAGGTGCTGGTGGTTGCTCATCGCGATGAAGCCATGCAGCGTGATCTCGTAGCGCTCGCACGCTTCCGCGAGGCAGTAGAGGGAGATCTGCTCGACGCGCGCATCGGGACGAAGCAGGTGCTGCCGCTGCGTGCAGCGGCGACTGGTGAGGTACGTGCGACCCGCGACGACCTGACGGGGAAGCGTCATGAACGTCACATCGGCGGCGACGCGACCGAAGTTGCGTCGTCGGGGCGAAAAGGAACCCAGGACGGGTCGCACGCGGTGGCCCAGAGGTTTTCCCAGCGACCCCAGTAGGCGTTGAGCGCCTTGGCGGTCATCTTGTGAAAGTGGGCGAAGAACTCGGGGTAGTTCCCGAGGTTGTCGCGCACGGAGTAGCTGGTGGTTGCTCATCGCGATGAAGCCATGCAGCGTGATCTCGTAGCGCCTGCGCTTCCGCGGGCAGTAGAGGTGGATCTGCTCGACGCGCATCGGGACGAAGCAGGTGCTGCCGCTGCGTGCAGCGCCGACTGGTGAGGTACGTGCGACCCGCGACGACCTGACGGGAAGGCGTCATGAACGTCATATCGGCGGCGATGCGATCGAAGTTGCGTCGTCGGGGCGAAAAAGGAACCCAGGACCGGTGGCACGTGGCACGCGCGAATGACGACGCACGCGCGCAAGCACGCCCCCCCCCCACCCCTCGTAGATTTCCTCGTACCGCGCCGCGACCACCTCGGGTCGAAACACGCGCGCGTAGAGCGCCTTGCCCGCTGCCGCTTGCTCCGCGCGCGCGGCGTCGGACTCGAGCAGGTGCGCGAGCGCGTCGGCGAGGCCCTGCGTGTCGGCCGCGTCGACGAAGCTCGCCGTCGTCACCGTCTCGAGTGGCCCGCCGCGCGCGAGCACCAGCGGCACGCCGAGCGCGAGCGCTTCGAGCACCGCGAGGGGAACGTCAACCTTGCCGTAGAGATCGTCGGCCGGGAGCGCGACCACGCTCGCCTCCGCGAGGAGCACGGCCAGCTCGGGCAGTTCACCCACGAAGCGAACGCGGTCGAGCACGCCTTAGCGCCTGCTCCGCGGCCACCGCGCCGGACGTTTTCGCGCGACACGCGAAGA includes:
- a CDS encoding transposase, giving the protein MTLPRQVVAGRTYLTSRRCTQRQHLLRPDARVEQISLYCLAEACERYEITLHGFIAMSNHQHLLVRDNLGNYPEFFAHFHKITAKALNAYWGRWENLWATEQPNAVYLVEAQDRFDKLIYLLCNPVADHLVERVAEWPGASSFGQHLRGTTRTIKSAHAGSFAKTARCRER
- a CDS encoding glycosyltransferase, with amino-acid sequence MLDRVRFVGELPELAVLLAEASVVALPADDLYGKVDVPLAVLEALALGVPLVLARGGPLETVTTASFVDAADTQGLADALAHLLESDAARAEQAAAGKALYARVFRPEVVAARYEEIYEGWGGGVLARVRRHSRVPRATGPGFLFRPDDATSIASPPI